AAGATCGCCAACGGGCCGATACCGAAATCGGCCTTCATGCGCGAATATGAAAACCAGCTGGCGCAGAACAAGAACTGGCCGCGGCTGCGCTGGCAGCCGGTGGCGTTTTCCGTCTTCCCCCGGCATTTGCTGCGCGCCGTGATCCTGGCTGAGGACAGCCGCTTCTACGAGCACAGCGGTTTCGATCTCATCGCCTTCAAGGAGGCGATGGATCACAACCTCAAGGAAGGCCGCTTTGTTTTCGGCGCCAGCACCATCTCGCAGCAGACGGTGAAGAACCTGTTCCTCACTCCCTCGCGCAATCCGTTGCGCAAGTGGCACGAATTGATACTCACCTGGGGCATGGAGCGGCAGCTCAGCAAGCGCCGCATCCTCGATATCTATCTGAACGTGGCACAGTTCGGGCAAGGTATTTACGGCGTGCAGGCGGCGTCGCAAGTCTACTGGGGCATCAATCCAGACTCGCTCTCGCCAGCACAAGCGGCGGAGCTGGTGGCCACGCTGCCCAGCCCGGTAAAGAGTAATCCCGCCACCCGCACGCGTTATTTCGATCGCCGTTCGAAAAAACTTCTGGTCCTGCTCGAGCGTTATCCGGGCGATGCCGCCGAGGCAGTGCGCGAGCGTCCCTTCGATCTGTTCCTGCCACCGCCGGAAAATGAAAATGAACTGCTACCGGATAACGGAAGTGAACTGTCGCCAGATGTGCCGCCGGTGCCAAGCGATAAGGAACCGTCACCCACGGAGCGCAGGAGCGCCTATCCGCCGGTGGAAGACCGCTCGATCCGGTCTAATCCCATCTGAAGCGCGCGGTGTACCCGTGAGCGGGGCAGGGTATAATCGCCGGCCAAACAAGCCGGACGTCCCGCATAAAAACACCTATCATGGCCAGACGAACGAAGTAGGGCGACATTCTTGACCTTCCAGGAACTGATCTTCACGCTGTCCCGCTACTGGGCCCGTCAGGGGTGCGTGATCCTGCAACCCTACGACGTGGAGATGGGTGCGGGCACTTTTCATACCGCCACCTTCCTGCGCGCGCTCGGGCCGGAGCCGTGGAAGGCGGCCTATGTGCAGCCCTCGCGCCGCCCCAAGGACGGCCGCTACGGCCAGAACCCGAACCGTTTGCAGCATTACTATCAGTTTCAAGTAGTCCTCAAGCCCTCTCCGGACAACATCCAGGACCTCTATCTCGATTCGCTGCGTGCCATCGGCATCGACACGAAAAAGCACGATATCCGCTTCGTCGAGGATGACTGGGAATCACCCACGCTGGGCGCCTGGGGACTGGGCTGGGAGGTGTGGCTCGATGGCATGGAGGTCACGCAATTCACCTATTTCCAGGAAGTCGGCAGCCTGCCCTGCAAGCCGGTGCTCGGTGAAATCACCTATGGTCTGGAGCGCCTTGCCATGTACCTGCAAGGGGTCGAGAACGTCTTTGACTTGGTGTGGACCCAAGGCACGAGTTACGGCGACGTGTACCACCAGAACGAGGTCGAGCAGTCGAAATACAATTTCGAACATTCGAACGTGAATTGGTTGTTGCAGCAGTTCAACGATTACGAATCCGAAGCCAAGCGCCTGATGGAATCGAATCTGCCGCTACCCGGCTTTGAGATGGTGATGAAGTGCTCGCACGCCTTCAATCTGCTCGACGCGCGCGGCGCCATCTCGACCACCGAGCGTGCCGCCTATATCGGACGTGTGCGCACCCTCGCGCGCCTGGTGGCGCAGAACTATCACGACGCGCGCGAGCGTTTGGGTTTTCCCCTGCTCAAGCTGAAAAAGGTGAAGCAATGACGGCGCCGCTGCTGGTCGAGTTGCTGACCGAAGAACTGCCGCCCAAGGCGTTGGCACGCCTCATGGAGGCATTCAGCCGGAATCTTTTTGACGGCCTCAAGGAGAAGAATTTCCTCGAGACCAGTGCCGTGGCGAAACCTTTCGCTACGCCGCGTCGCCTGGCGGTTGTTATTTCCCATGTGCTGGAGAAGCAGGCGGACCGCAAAGTAGAGAGAAAAGGACCGGCCGTGGCGAGCGCGCTCGATGCCACGGGCCGGCCGACACCGGCACTGATCGGATTCGCCAAATCCTGTGGCGTAGAGCAGGCGAAACTGGAAAAACGCACCGGCGACAAGGGCGAGTATTTTGTTTATTCCTCGAAACAAAAGGGTGAAACCCTCAAGCTGCATCTGGCAACGATTGTCGAAGCCGCGCTCAAGAGACTACCCATCCCCAAGCTCATGCGCTGGGGCAGTGGCGAGGCGCAGTTCGTGCGCCCGGTGCACGGCGTCATCCTGCTGCACGGAAACAAGGTCGTGCCGGGCACGGTGCTCGGGCTCAAGAGTGGCAATAAAACCCGCGGCCACCGCTTTCTCAGCAAAGGCCTGATCACGATCAGGCGGGCCAACGACTACGAAAAAATCCTGAAACAGTCGGGCAAAGTCATCGCTTCTTTTGACGCACGCCGTGAAGTCATTACCAAAGGGCTGGACGCTGCCGCGAAAAAGATAGGCACGGGCACCAGCTGGGATTTGGGCAAGACGGGTGACCTCGTGGACGAGGTGGCCAGCCTTGTCGAGCATCCCGTCGTGCTGGCGGGCAGCTTCGACGAGGCGTTTCTCGAGGTTCCGAAGGAATGCCTCATCATCAGCATGCAACAGCACCAGAAATATTTTCCGCTTGCTGACAAGGAAGGCAAGCTGTTGCCGCGTTTTCTGTTCGTGAGCAACATGAAGGCCGCCAGCCCCAAGGAGATCATCCACGGAAACGAGCGCGTGCTGCGCGCGCGCTTGGCGGATGCCCGGTTTTTCTACGATCAAGACCGCAAACAGCCGCTGGCCGACCGTCTGCCGAGGCTGGCCAATGTCGTTTACCACAACAAGCTGGGGAGCCAGCTTGAGCGCGTGCAGCGCATGGAAAAACTCGCCGGCAAGATCGCGCAACTGCTCAAGGCCGACCGGGCGCACGCCGAGCGCGCCGCGCAGTTGAGCAAGGCCGACCTGCTCACCGACATGGTGGGTGAGTTCCCGGAATTGCAGGGCATCATGGGGCGTTATTACGCCAAATACGATCATGCGCCCACGGTGGTGGCGGATGCCGTCGAGCAACATTATTGGCCGCGTACGGCGGGCGGCGAGTTGCCGAAGCAGCCAATCGCGATCTGCGTGGCGTTGGCGGAAAAGCTCGACACCCTGGTTGGCATCTACGGCATCGGTCTGGTGCCGACCGGCGAGAAAGACCCTTTCGGTCTGCGGCGCGCGGCGCTGGGCGTGGTGCGCATCTTGGTGGAGAAATCCCTGGCGCTCGATGTGAAGGACCTGCTCACCAGCGCGCGCAGCCAGTTTCCCAACGGCGTGATTGCCGATAGCGTGGTGCAGGATCTCCACGGGTTCATGCTTGAGCGACTCAAGCCCTATCTCAAGGAAAAGGGTTTCGAGCCGGATGAGATCGACGCGGTGGTGTCGCTCAATCCGGCGCGTCTGGATCAGGTGCTGCCACGCCTGAAGGCGCTCAAGGAATTCCGCGCCCTGCCGGAGGCGCAGGCGCTCGCCGCCGCGAATAAACGCATTCGCAATATCCTGCGTCAGGCGGGCGGGGTGCCCGCCGACAAGGTGGATGCAACGCGTTTGACCGAGCCGGCGGAACGCAATCTTTCCGAGGCGGTGCAAACGCTGGAAGCGCAGGTGGCGCCGCTGTTCAAGGCCGGCAATTATGCCGAGGCGCTCAAGCGCCTGGCCGGGCTGCGCCCGGCGGTGGATGAATTTTTCGACAAGGTCATGGTGATGGCGGACGACGAGGCCTTGCGTAATAATCGTCTGGCATTGCTCAATCGCCTGAGCAACCTGTTTCTGAACGTCGCGGATATATCGCGGCTGCAAAGCTGAAGGAGGTCCCAATGAACCAGGATTCCTACCCGGACATGCTCGCGACAGTGCAGGCCTTTCACGACAAGCATCGTTTCAAGGATACCGGTGGCGAGGAGCTGGCCTACCGCGTGGCGCTCATGACAGAGGAACTGGGCGAGATTTCCGCCTGCGTGACCAAGGGCAAATCGAAAGAGAGTCTGGCTGAGGAATGCGCCGACCTTTTCATACTGTTGCTCGGCACCGCCATCGCCGCCGATTTCGATCTCAAGCAGGCGTTCTGGGACAAGATGAGGAAAGTGGAAAGCCGTGAATCGCGCATGATCAACGGCCGCATCCGGGTGTCGGAGTTCCGTGAATAAGCTTGTCATTCTCGACCGCGACGGCGTGATCAATCACGACTCGGACAATTACATCAAGTCGCCCGAGGAATGGGTGCCGATCCCGGGCAGCCTCGAGGCCATCGCGCGCCTGCACCGCGAGGGTTACAAGGTCATCGTCGCTACCAACCAGTCCGGCGTCGGTCGGGGCCTGTACGACATGGACACGCTCGGGCGCATTCACGCGCGCATGCTCGAGGCCGTGCGTGCCAAGGGCGGTGAGATCGACGCCATTTTCTACTGCCCGCACAAGCCCGAGGACAACTGCGGTTGCCGCAAGCCGCAGCCGGGCCTGTTTCAGGAAATCGCCGAGCGTCTCAAGGTGAACCTCAACGGCGTTTACGCTGTCGGCGACACCGAGGGCGACATCGCGGCAGCGCGCCTGGTATCGGCGCGGCCGGTGCTGGTGCGCACCGGCAAGGGCAAGCGCACCCTTAAGAAAACCAAGGCACTCACGGACATCCCGGTGTTTGAGGATTTAGCCGCGTTTACCGACGCCTTTCTCACTGGCAAGCTGCCCACGAACTGACTTGGTCGCACTTCGCTCCCTGCTGTTCAATGTGTTGATGTTCGTGTCGGTGCTGATCTACGCCCCGCTCATGCTGTTGACGGTGGTGCTGCCGTACCCGCAGCGCTACCGCCTCGTCAGCCAGTGGGCGCGGCTTCAGGCTTCCCTGCTGAAAATCCTGTGTGGCCTCGACTACCGCGTCGAAGGCCGCGAGCACTTGCCGGCAGGCGCCGCGATCCTAATGTCCAAGCACCAGTCGGCGTGGGAGACGATCGTGTTCCAGCAGATCTTTCCGCCGCAGACCTGGGTGCTGAAACACGAACTCATGTGGATTCCGCTGTTCGGTTGGGCGCTAAAGCTGATGCGCCCGATCGCCATCGACCGCGGCGCCGGGCGCAAAGCGGTGGAACAGGTCATCGAGCAGGGGCGCGAGCGCCTGCAATGCGGAATCTGGGTGGTGGTGTTCCCGGAAGGCACGCGCGTGGCGCCGCGGACCCGCAAGCGCTACGCCATGGGCGGCGCGGTACTCGCGGCCGAGACCGGCTACCCGATCGTGCCGGTGGCGCACAACGCCGGTTCGTTCTGGCCGCGGCGCGGTTTTCTGAAAAAGCCCGGCACCGTGCGCGTGGCCATCGGTCCAGCCATCGACCCGCGCGGGAAAAAAGCCGAGGAAATCATCAAGCAGGTGGAGGAGTGGATTGAAAATAAGATGAAGGAATTGGAGCGATTGGTTTAACGCCCGCGCTCACGCGCGACCGAGCGCGAAGCGCGAGGGCGTCGCGTGGAGCGCGCTGTTATGCGGCATGTTGCCTAGCTTCACTGTCCCTCCGGCCGTCCAAACAATCCTTTGCCTATCCACCAAACTGATCGTCCGAAATTGTGGATGAGTTGTTCGCCCTGCCTCATGAATGAACTGCTCTGATCAATGCCCGCGAGCTTTAGGGCTTCTCCAATATTAGATCCAGCTGGATGTGCATCGCCCACTCGCAGGTCATAGGCGCCCGCGATAGCCGCAAATACGTTGCGCGCTTTGTCTGCGCCGATCTTCTGGGCCAGTACATCCTGAAGAAGCTTGTTTGAACCAAGCTTTTCCTTATCTGCATGGCGTGACAGTTTGCGAAGCTCGCGAACATTGAGTCGATCCGAGACCACTCGAATAAGTTCTTTCGCCAATCTCAGTAGCGATGCTTGATCCTTGCTTACGAAGCGGGACACGTGCTGTTTGGTTGCTGCAACGTCTATGTCGTGGGTGAACAGAGACATGTTGAATTCCTGACGAAACCCTACCTCCAGCATCCGAATGCCTTCGAACAGCATCTCTTCCGGGGCTTTTGTAGGCGCGGGTTCAGCTCTGACCTGCGCCGCCAGCAACTCATTTGAAACTTTGCCGTCCGGTGCGACATTGTTGGCCGCCCAAATATGTTGTTCCCATGCAGCAAGGCGGGCAACGTCGTAGGCGTAGACCGTTATCAGGTCCGAGGAGTTGATGCCGAAGTGCGTCACATACCCAGATGTGGAGCGAATTCCACCAGTCTCCGCCGTATACCACTCAAGAGAGAAGCCGCGAAGGCCGAGAAGATCGCTAACCACACTAGAACGGAACCAGAGCCATCGACCAATGTCTTCATCGTCCAAGTCGGCAGAAGCTATCCTCGTGCCGTCGGTCTCCACGATGAACTGCGGTCGCGTCTCATCCACATCTCCTCGAACACGCACGCTCCGCCCTTGATGAGCGATCCATTCGTCTCGCCAAAACTCGCCCTCTACTCGCACACCTTCGTAGCCACTCCGATGGCCTTTGGAGCTTTCAAATGCGGTGTTGTCGTCGCTTTCCGGCCCCATCACCGGGGCGTCCTCTTCGGGATCAACGTCCGTTCGCCAGACTCGGAGTGCCGCCCAGCTTCCGCCATAGACATCGTTCAGGCTGCGAATTAGCAGTTCAAAGCGCCCGTCGTCCCGCTGTTCTTTTCGATTCTCGAGATTTGCGTATTCGCTGCCTTCAAGCGTCGCGACATTCTCTACTCGTTGGCGGTAATAGGAGAGACGAAGTGAAAGGTTCCTTGCCGCGAGGTAGTCGATGAGAAACTCTCGCTTGATCTCGATTAGGCGGTGATGCCCTTTTTCATCTAGAACTTCGCGAGCTACGACAACGAAATTCTCTTCTGGCCTTACCCAGTTGTTTCTCTCTTTTATTAGATGAAGGGCGACAATCAGGTCAGGGTTCAATATCCACAGCCTTCCGCCGACTACAGGTTGAGGGTGTTCGAAGACAAGCTCAACGCCGATAGGTTCTTTGTCGTTGTATTGGTACTGATCAATGGGTGAGTAGTGACCATCCTCGTAAGCATGCGGTCGCGCACTGTGGCCGATGCCGATATCACCCCAGCCTAGCCGCTCTGCGGTGTCTCGGTGTTCTGGTGGAAACCCGACGGAGCCGCAGCAAAAGACGTCGCTGACATAACCCACTTCGGTTACGCGGCCTTTTTCGTCGTTGAAGGACGCTCGCAATGGAACCCAGGCGGCATTCGCAAAGGTTCTGCGAGTTTCCTTGTTCAGGAGAATCCAGTCTTGATTTATAGCGAGCTCCTTAACGGCCGGCATCTACGTTGCGCGGCCAACGGCATACGGACACGCCTTCTCATGCCGCATAACGTTCGCGTTAACCCGCGAGCAAAAGGGGCGCGAAGCGCCGCTTTTGCGAGTCGGTGTTGAACGCGTTGTTGGGCGGCATTGTCGTTCCCTGAATCCGGTCTCTAAGCGTATGCCTTAACTTCATTTCCGGTGAGGATCACGGCTTTGGAAATAACACTATCTCGCACCTCAGCAAGTTTTCGAGATTCTGAGGACTGTCGATACATCTGATACGCTGCCTCACTTGGGAAGCTCACGATATGAATTTCAAAGGGCTTGTCACTTTCGAATTCGGCGCCTGACATGCGAATCGCGCGCTCAATCCGGCCACCAAACTCAGCCATTGCCTGTGCCGCCTGACGCTCAAACGCTTCAAATGCCGGAATATCGTTATTTCTTACCCAAAGGCTGACAATCAGAATATGACGCTCGTTCATTTTGCCAGCCTCTGTGACGCCCAACTAGAATTGGACGACCTAATTGTCGCTTTATAAAGCGACATAGTACTGTATATCCATGCCGTATAGTTTTGCTATCTATGTTATTTCAATGGCTTGCGATTTTTTATCACGACCTAATTGAGAAACACAAACACGACATGAGCGATTACGCCGAATACCACAGCACCGCAATGAAGTGACAGGCACTGCCCGCGATCACGAACAGGTGCCAGATAAAGTGAAAGTAGCGCAGGCGTTCCAGCGCGTAGAACACCACCCCGACCGTGTAGGCGAGGCCGCCCGCCACCAGCCAGAACAGACCCCAAGAGGGCACTTTTTCCATGACAGGTCCGGCGGCGATCACGACCAGCCAGCCCATGGCGAGATAGACCGCAACAGATAATTTACCGTAGCGCACGCCGCCGACCGATTTCAGCACGATACCGAGTATGGCCAGTCCCCATTGAAGTCCGAACAGCGTCCAGCCCCAGGAGCCGCGCAGCACGCCGAGCGTGAACGGCGTGTAGGTGCCGGCAATCAGGAGATAAATCGCGCCGTGATCGAGAATCCGGAATATCTTCTTCGCGCGGTTGCGGGGCAGGGCGTGATACAACGTGGAAGCGAGATACAGCAGCACCAGAGTGGCAGCAAAGACGCTGGCACCGACGATTCCGGCAACTTCGCCGCGTTGAGCGGCAGAAATAACGAGAACGGGGAAGGCCACCAGCGCCGCCAGCAGGGCAAGGCCGTGGCTGAGGCTGTTGGCGACTTCTTCGCCAAAAGACTGTGTGTGTTCCTGTCGTATTAGCACCGCTGCCACCGTTCTATCTCTTGCCCGAATTCCGCTGGATTAGACCTGAGAATCATACTTGAACTTACAACAGGATGCTGAGTCCACGGCGCCAGTCATCCGCGAATTTTTCTATTGTAGCGATGAAGCCAGAGTCATGTTCACGGCGGTTGATAGTGCAGTGAATGACGACCTTATCCGGCGCGGGCGGGAAACCCGTCGTGACCGTCCAGGCGAAGCCGTTGGGACATTTGGGCAGGGTAAAGCGCACGCCGCCGCGAATCCGCTCGCGATGCACGATGAACTGGCCCCACACGCAAAAAATCTCTCCGGTATCGCCGTCGTGGGAAAACACCTGGCTGATCGACGCGCACCATGAGGCCAGCGAAGCTACGTCGAGGCGTGCCTGCAAGGTCTCGGCGGTTGCTGGCTTGTCGGCGATGGCAAAGAATTCCATAGGTCAATTATGGAGCAGATGACGTGGCATTGCTGAGAGCGGCAAATTCGGCGAGGGTCAGTGTTTCCGCGCGCCGTATGGGGTCGATGCCCAGTGCCGTCATGTCATCGCCACTAAGCAAACCCTTCATGTTATTGCGCAGGGTCTTGCGGCGGCTGGCAAAAGCGGCGCGCACTACGCGGGCGAATTGTGCCTCATCGTTGATGGCCACGGGTGGCGTGGCCAGGGGTACCAGACGCACCATCGCGGAATCCACTTTAGGTGGCGGTGTGAATGAGCCGGGAGCGACGTCGAATAATTTTTCGACCCGGCAGCGGTACTGAATCATGACCGATAGCCGCCCGTAATCCTTGCCACCGGGAGAGGCCGCCAGTCGCTGTACCACTTCCTTTTGCAGCATGAACAGCATGTCCTGAATGCAGTGGGCCTGATCCAGCAAATGAAACAGCAGGGGGGTGGAAATATTGTAAGGCAGGTTGCCAACAAGTCGCAGTTTGCGGCCTTTTTGCACGAGCTGACAGAAATCGTATTCCAGGGCATCGGCGCCGTGCAGCGTGAGCTTGTCGGGCGGAAAGATCGAGGGCAGGTGCGCCAGCAAATCGCGGTCGAGCTCGACGGCATCGAAGTGCGCCAGGTGTGCGGCCAGCTCGCGTGTGAGCGCGCCTTTGCCCGGACCGATCTCGACAACGTGGTCATCAGGCCGTGGCGCCAGCGCCGCGACGATGCGGCCGATGACGTGGCGGTCATGCAGGAAATGCTGGCCGAAGCGCTTTTTTGGATGATACATAAGAGAATGGACAGGATTATTGAGGCGGCGAGTTTACCTGATTGAAGTTTGTGCCAAATATAAAAGTGCGATTCTTCAATTGTGATCTGTGCCGCCTCAATAATCAGAAAATCATAAGATTCTTGTTATTGATCCGGCACACTTGCAAATTAGACGAAGACTGGGAGTGGATATTTGTCATGCACCTAATCTCAAAAGTGTTCGTGCCGGATCAATAACAGGATTTACAGGATTAGAACAAAAGCCAAGATAACTTGTTTTCAAAAATCCTGTTAGTCCTGTGAATCCTGTCTATTTTTTCTTTACAAGTTTTATAGCCATTTCTATCGCGGTGACGAGGCTCGATACGTCGGCGCGGCCGGTGCCGGCCAGTTCCAGCGCGGTGCCGTGATCCACCGAGGTGCGCACGAAGGGAAGGCCGAGCGTGATGTTGACGGCGTGCGCGAAGTCATGATGCTTCAGTACCGGCAGGCCCTGGTCGTGGTACATGGCCAGCACCGCGTCCACGCCTTCAAGCTGGGACGGTATGAAGGCCGTGTCGGCCGGTACCGGACCACGCAGGCGCATACCCTTGGCCCTGAGTGATTTGATCACCGGCTCGATCACATCGATCTCTTCACGCCCGAGATGACCGGATTCCCCCGCATGAGGGTTAAGCCCGCAGACAAGGATCACCGGATCAGCGATGCCGAATTTTTTCCGGAGGTCGGTATGCAGCACTTCAAGCACCGATGTCAGATGTTCGCGCGTGATTGCTTTTGGCACGGCAGCGAGCGGCAAATGGATGGTGGCGAGTGCTACGCGCAGCCCGGGAGCGGTGAGCAGCATCACTGGTTGTGATGCGCCGCTCAATTCAGCCAGAAGTTCGGTATGGCCGGTGAAGGCAATCCCGGCATCGTTAATTATGCCCTTGTGCACCGGCCCCGTGACGAGCGCATCGAATTCACCGCGCCGGCAGCCGACGGCGGCGGATTTCAGCGTTTCAATCACATAGGGCGCATTGGTTTTGTCCAGCCGTCCGGCGCTGACAGG
The Sulfuricaulis sp. DNA segment above includes these coding regions:
- the mtgA gene encoding monofunctional biosynthetic peptidoglycan transglycosylase, with translation MFWKRHRAKRGFKAYVRRSARVLRWTLRLCLLFLILDLVYLGLTWPDWNKIANGPIPKSAFMREYENQLAQNKNWPRLRWQPVAFSVFPRHLLRAVILAEDSRFYEHSGFDLIAFKEAMDHNLKEGRFVFGASTISQQTVKNLFLTPSRNPLRKWHELILTWGMERQLSKRRILDIYLNVAQFGQGIYGVQAASQVYWGINPDSLSPAQAAELVATLPSPVKSNPATRTRYFDRRSKKLLVLLERYPGDAAEAVRERPFDLFLPPPENENELLPDNGSELSPDVPPVPSDKEPSPTERRSAYPPVEDRSIRSNPI
- the glyQ gene encoding glycine--tRNA ligase subunit alpha yields the protein MTFQELIFTLSRYWARQGCVILQPYDVEMGAGTFHTATFLRALGPEPWKAAYVQPSRRPKDGRYGQNPNRLQHYYQFQVVLKPSPDNIQDLYLDSLRAIGIDTKKHDIRFVEDDWESPTLGAWGLGWEVWLDGMEVTQFTYFQEVGSLPCKPVLGEITYGLERLAMYLQGVENVFDLVWTQGTSYGDVYHQNEVEQSKYNFEHSNVNWLLQQFNDYESEAKRLMESNLPLPGFEMVMKCSHAFNLLDARGAISTTERAAYIGRVRTLARLVAQNYHDARERLGFPLLKLKKVKQ
- the glyS gene encoding glycine--tRNA ligase subunit beta, which gives rise to MTAPLLVELLTEELPPKALARLMEAFSRNLFDGLKEKNFLETSAVAKPFATPRRLAVVISHVLEKQADRKVERKGPAVASALDATGRPTPALIGFAKSCGVEQAKLEKRTGDKGEYFVYSSKQKGETLKLHLATIVEAALKRLPIPKLMRWGSGEAQFVRPVHGVILLHGNKVVPGTVLGLKSGNKTRGHRFLSKGLITIRRANDYEKILKQSGKVIASFDARREVITKGLDAAAKKIGTGTSWDLGKTGDLVDEVASLVEHPVVLAGSFDEAFLEVPKECLIISMQQHQKYFPLADKEGKLLPRFLFVSNMKAASPKEIIHGNERVLRARLADARFFYDQDRKQPLADRLPRLANVVYHNKLGSQLERVQRMEKLAGKIAQLLKADRAHAERAAQLSKADLLTDMVGEFPELQGIMGRYYAKYDHAPTVVADAVEQHYWPRTAGGELPKQPIAICVALAEKLDTLVGIYGIGLVPTGEKDPFGLRRAALGVVRILVEKSLALDVKDLLTSARSQFPNGVIADSVVQDLHGFMLERLKPYLKEKGFEPDEIDAVVSLNPARLDQVLPRLKALKEFRALPEAQALAAANKRIRNILRQAGGVPADKVDATRLTEPAERNLSEAVQTLEAQVAPLFKAGNYAEALKRLAGLRPAVDEFFDKVMVMADDEALRNNRLALLNRLSNLFLNVADISRLQS
- a CDS encoding nucleoside triphosphate pyrophosphohydrolase family protein, whose translation is MNQDSYPDMLATVQAFHDKHRFKDTGGEELAYRVALMTEELGEISACVTKGKSKESLAEECADLFILLLGTAIAADFDLKQAFWDKMRKVESRESRMINGRIRVSEFRE
- the gmhB gene encoding D-glycero-beta-D-manno-heptose 1,7-bisphosphate 7-phosphatase, translated to MNKLVILDRDGVINHDSDNYIKSPEEWVPIPGSLEAIARLHREGYKVIVATNQSGVGRGLYDMDTLGRIHARMLEAVRAKGGEIDAIFYCPHKPEDNCGCRKPQPGLFQEIAERLKVNLNGVYAVGDTEGDIAAARLVSARPVLVRTGKGKRTLKKTKALTDIPVFEDLAAFTDAFLTGKLPTN
- a CDS encoding 1-acyl-sn-glycerol-3-phosphate acyltransferase; this translates as MVALRSLLFNVLMFVSVLIYAPLMLLTVVLPYPQRYRLVSQWARLQASLLKILCGLDYRVEGREHLPAGAAILMSKHQSAWETIVFQQIFPPQTWVLKHELMWIPLFGWALKLMRPIAIDRGAGRKAVEQVIEQGRERLQCGIWVVVFPEGTRVAPRTRKRYAMGGAVLAAETGYPIVPVAHNAGSFWPRRGFLKKPGTVRVAIGPAIDPRGKKAEEIIKQVEEWIENKMKELERLV
- a CDS encoding DUF1330 domain-containing protein yields the protein MNERHILIVSLWVRNNDIPAFEAFERQAAQAMAEFGGRIERAIRMSGAEFESDKPFEIHIVSFPSEAAYQMYRQSSESRKLAEVRDSVISKAVILTGNEVKAYA
- a CDS encoding hemolysin III family protein, encoding MAAVLIRQEHTQSFGEEVANSLSHGLALLAALVAFPVLVISAAQRGEVAGIVGASVFAATLVLLYLASTLYHALPRNRAKKIFRILDHGAIYLLIAGTYTPFTLGVLRGSWGWTLFGLQWGLAILGIVLKSVGGVRYGKLSVAVYLAMGWLVVIAAGPVMEKVPSWGLFWLVAGGLAYTVGVVFYALERLRYFHFIWHLFVIAGSACHFIAVLWYSA
- the rsmA gene encoding 16S rRNA (adenine(1518)-N(6)/adenine(1519)-N(6))-dimethyltransferase RsmA, whose protein sequence is MYHPKKRFGQHFLHDRHVIGRIVAALAPRPDDHVVEIGPGKGALTRELAAHLAHFDAVELDRDLLAHLPSIFPPDKLTLHGADALEYDFCQLVQKGRKLRLVGNLPYNISTPLLFHLLDQAHCIQDMLFMLQKEVVQRLAASPGGKDYGRLSVMIQYRCRVEKLFDVAPGSFTPPPKVDSAMVRLVPLATPPVAINDEAQFARVVRAAFASRRKTLRNNMKGLLSGDDMTALGIDPIRRAETLTLAEFAALSNATSSAP
- the pdxA gene encoding 4-hydroxythreonine-4-phosphate dehydrogenase PdxA, translated to MNKSYDPVIALTPGEPAGVGPDLAIQLVQQPPACTLVLIADPLMLAERAKQLHLPFTAREWKGRESASQGVYLLPVKAARPVSAGRLDKTNAPYVIETLKSAAVGCRRGEFDALVTGPVHKGIINDAGIAFTGHTELLAELSGASQPVMLLTAPGLRVALATIHLPLAAVPKAITREHLTSVLEVLHTDLRKKFGIADPVILVCGLNPHAGESGHLGREEIDVIEPVIKSLRAKGMRLRGPVPADTAFIPSQLEGVDAVLAMYHDQGLPVLKHHDFAHAVNITLGLPFVRTSVDHGTALELAGTGRADVSSLVTAIEMAIKLVKKK